In a single window of the Vitis vinifera cultivar Pinot Noir 40024 chromosome 6, ASM3070453v1 genome:
- the LOC100258619 gene encoding transcription factor TGA9 isoform X1 — translation MATHRVGETNLSGSAPSNHHLPYAVLHGISPPAATFINQEGSAFDFGELEEAIVLQGVKIRNDEAKTSLFTARPAATLEMFPSWPMRFQQTQRGSSKSGGESTDSGSAVNTLSSRAEAQLEPESPISIKPTSDHQAFDQKHLQFQHQQQLEMASDTSRLAGPSESQPAASKPPPEKRKGAGSTSEKTLDAKTLRRLAQNREAARKSRLRKKAYVQQLESSRIKLTQLEQDLQRARSQGLFLGGGGGGGGGGGAGGIISPGAAIFDMEYARWLEDDHRHMSELRTGLQAHLLDGDLRVIVDGYLSHYDEIFRLKGVAAKSDVFHLITGMWTTPAERCFLWMGGFRPSDLIKMLIAQLDPLTEQQVMGIYGLQHSSQQAEEALSQGQEQLQQSLIDTIASGSVADDMAHMVMALGQLTNLEGFVRQADNLRQQTIHQLCRILTVRQAARCFLVIGEYYGRLRALSSLWASRPREAMMGDEHSCQTTTDLHMVQSSHSHFTNF, via the exons ATGGCGACTCATAGGGTTGGAGAGACTAATTTATCAGGCTCAGCACCTTCAAACCACCATCTTCCATATGCAGTTCTTCATGGCATCAGCCCTCCTGCTGCAACTTTCAT CAATCAAGAAGGATCTGCCTTTGATTTTGGGGAGCTGGAAGAAGCAATTGTGCTGCAAGGTGTTAAGATTAGAAATGATGAAGCTAAAACTT CTTTATTCACAGCCAGGCCTGCAGCTACTCTGGAAATGTTCCCTTCATGGCCAATGAGATTCCAGCAAACCCAAAGA GGAAGTTCAAAGTCAGGAGGAGAGAGCACTGACTCAGGATCAGCAGTGAACACTCTTTCAAGTAGAGCTGAGGCCCAGTTGGAACCGGAATCTCCTATCAGTATAAAGCCAACGTCTGATCACCAGGCTTTTGATCAGAAGCATCTGCAGTTTCAACATCAACAGCAGTTAGAGATGGCAAGTGATACTTCTAGATTAGCAGGACCATCAGAATCTCAACCAGCTGCTTCTAAACCACCCCCGGAAAAG AGGAAAGGAGCTGGATCAACGTCAGAGAAAACGCTTGATGCCAAG ACACTGAGACGTTTGGCACAAAACAGAGAAGCAGCAAGAAAGAGTAGGCTGAGAAAGAAGGCGTATGTGCAGCAGCTAGAATCCAGTAGGATTAAGCTCACTCAGCTTGAACAAGACCTTCAACGAGCCAGATCCCAG GGGTTGTTCttgggaggaggaggaggaggtggtggtggtgggggaGCTGGTGGAATTATAAGCCCTG GAGCTGCAATCTTTGATATGGAATATGCAAGATGGCTCGAGGATGATCACCGGCACATGTCGGAGCTTAGAACAGGCTTGCAGGCGCATTTGTTGGATGGCGATCTTAGGGTAATAGTTGATGGATATCTCTCTCACTATGATGAGATTTTTCGACTTAAGGGAGTGGCTGCTAAATCAGATGTTTTTCACCTCATTACTGGAATGTGGACAACTCCCGCTGAGCGTTGCTTCCTTTGGATGGGCGGTTTCCGGCCGTCTGATCTCATCAAG ATGTTAATAGCACAATTAGACCCCCTAACAGAGCAGCAAGTTATGGGGATTTATGGTCTCCAACATTCCTCACAACAAGCAGAAGAGGCTCTCTCCCAGGGTCAGGAGCAGCTCCAACAATCTCTCATCGACACCATTGCCAGCGGCTCGGTTGCCGATGATATGGCTCATATGGTTATGGCTTTGGGCCAGCTTACCAACCTTGAAGGCTTTGTTCGCCAG GCTGATAATTTGAGACAGCAAACCATTCACCAATTGTGTCGGATACTGACAGTTCGACAAGCAGCACGTTGTTTTTTGGTGATTGGCGAGTACTATGGCCGATTACGAGCCCTCAGCTCCCTTTGGGCATCACGGCCCCGAGA GGCCATGATGGGCGACGAGCACTCATGCCAAACAACGACAGATTTGCATATGGTGCAGTCTTCACATAGTCATTTCACCAACTTTTGA
- the LOC100263770 gene encoding F-box/LRR-repeat protein At1g67190, which translates to MEHLPVEVIGNILSRLGAARDIVIASATCRKWREAFCYHLHTLSFNSKDWPLYHDLTTSQLEILITETIFQTTGLQGLSILMDEVDEFSASMVIAWLMYTRETLRSLWYNVRTTPNVNILEICGRQKLETLFLAHNLIMGVEPNYQRFSCLKSLSLSSVSISALDMSLLLTACPKIEILDLVNLEIAMSDTQVAVELRSPTLKSIYVEEISLDKFILEADGLEHLHLKDCVLELFELVGKGTLKQYKIDDVSFIHFDIGESLENLEVVDINNFTIIWPKFYKMILRSSKLRRLRLWDVFFDDEDEILDLETIAVCFPQLSYLSLRYDLRDRVLHYGLQGSSHLENVIEMELGWTDINELFLDWAEGLLQRCPNLRKLVIHEVISEIKTHEEYQMLGNFTSSIVQLMRKYMHVEVQFYYE; encoded by the coding sequence ATGGAGCACCTTCCTGTTGAAGTCATAGGGAACATACTTTCCCGGCTTGGAGCGGCCCGAGATATTGTAATAGCCTCTGCAACTTGTCGGAAATGGCGAGAAGCCTTCTGCTATCACCTTCACACTCTTTCATTCAATTCAAAAGATTGGCCCTTGTACCATGATCTCACTACCAGTCAATTAGAAATCCTTATAACTGAAACAATATTCCAAACCACGGGGTTACAGGGTCTATCAATTTTAATGGACGAGGTTGATGAGTTTTCGGCTTCCATGGTTATTGCTTGGCTTATGTATACCAGGGAGACTTTGCGCAGCTTGTGGTATAATGTTCGAACTACACCGAATGTCAATATTCTTGAAATATGTGGGAGGCAGAAGCTTGAAACGTTGTTCTTGGCCCATAATTTGATCATGGGGGTTGAACCCAATTACCAGAGATTCTCTTGCCTGAAATCCCTATCTCTGAGTTCTGTCAGTATTTCGGCTTTGGATATGAGTCTTTTGCTCACTGCCTGCCcaaaaattgagattttggaCCTTGTCAATCTAGAGATAGCAATGTCAGATACACAGGTTGCGGTTGAACTGCGCAGTCCCACATTAAAGAGTATTTATGTTGAAGAAATCAGTTTGGACAAGTTCATATTGGAGGCTGATGGTCTTGAGCATTTGCATTTGAAAGATTGCGTCCTTGAGCTCTTTGAACTGGTTGGTAAGGGTACTTTGAAGCAGTACAAGATTGATGATGTTAGTTTTATACACTTTGATATTGGTGAGAGTCTTGAAAATCTTGAGGTTGTAGATATCAACAACTTTACAATCATTTGGCCAAAGTTCTACAAGATGATATTAAGATCATCAAAATTGAGAAGGTTACGGCTTTGGGATGTGTTCTTTGACGACGAGGATGAGATTTTGGATTTGGAAACAATTGCTGTTTGCTTCCCACAGCTAAGCTATCTTTCTTTGCGCTATGACTTAAGAGATAGAGTGCTTCATTATGGTTTACAGGGCTCTTCTCATTTGGAGAATGTGATTGAGATGGAGCTTGGATGGACTGATATCAATGAGCTCTTCTTAGATTGGGCTGAGGGGTTACTTCAACGATGCCCAAATCTTAGGAAGTTGGTCATTCATGAAGTTATTTCGGAGATCAAAACCCATGAAGAATACCAGATGTTGGGCAACTTTACATCATCGATTGTACAGCTTATGAGGAAATATATGCACGTAGAGGTTCAGTTCTACTATGAGTAG
- the LOC100258619 gene encoding transcription factor TGA9 isoform X2 codes for MFPSWPMRFQQTQRGSSKSGGESTDSGSAVNTLSSRAEAQLEPESPISIKPTSDHQAFDQKHLQFQHQQQLEMASDTSRLAGPSESQPAASKPPPEKRKGAGSTSEKTLDAKTLRRLAQNREAARKSRLRKKAYVQQLESSRIKLTQLEQDLQRARSQGLFLGGGGGGGGGGGAGGIISPGAAIFDMEYARWLEDDHRHMSELRTGLQAHLLDGDLRVIVDGYLSHYDEIFRLKGVAAKSDVFHLITGMWTTPAERCFLWMGGFRPSDLIKMLIAQLDPLTEQQVMGIYGLQHSSQQAEEALSQGQEQLQQSLIDTIASGSVADDMAHMVMALGQLTNLEGFVRQADNLRQQTIHQLCRILTVRQAARCFLVIGEYYGRLRALSSLWASRPREAMMGDEHSCQTTTDLHMVQSSHSHFTNF; via the exons ATGTTCCCTTCATGGCCAATGAGATTCCAGCAAACCCAAAGA GGAAGTTCAAAGTCAGGAGGAGAGAGCACTGACTCAGGATCAGCAGTGAACACTCTTTCAAGTAGAGCTGAGGCCCAGTTGGAACCGGAATCTCCTATCAGTATAAAGCCAACGTCTGATCACCAGGCTTTTGATCAGAAGCATCTGCAGTTTCAACATCAACAGCAGTTAGAGATGGCAAGTGATACTTCTAGATTAGCAGGACCATCAGAATCTCAACCAGCTGCTTCTAAACCACCCCCGGAAAAG AGGAAAGGAGCTGGATCAACGTCAGAGAAAACGCTTGATGCCAAG ACACTGAGACGTTTGGCACAAAACAGAGAAGCAGCAAGAAAGAGTAGGCTGAGAAAGAAGGCGTATGTGCAGCAGCTAGAATCCAGTAGGATTAAGCTCACTCAGCTTGAACAAGACCTTCAACGAGCCAGATCCCAG GGGTTGTTCttgggaggaggaggaggaggtggtggtggtgggggaGCTGGTGGAATTATAAGCCCTG GAGCTGCAATCTTTGATATGGAATATGCAAGATGGCTCGAGGATGATCACCGGCACATGTCGGAGCTTAGAACAGGCTTGCAGGCGCATTTGTTGGATGGCGATCTTAGGGTAATAGTTGATGGATATCTCTCTCACTATGATGAGATTTTTCGACTTAAGGGAGTGGCTGCTAAATCAGATGTTTTTCACCTCATTACTGGAATGTGGACAACTCCCGCTGAGCGTTGCTTCCTTTGGATGGGCGGTTTCCGGCCGTCTGATCTCATCAAG ATGTTAATAGCACAATTAGACCCCCTAACAGAGCAGCAAGTTATGGGGATTTATGGTCTCCAACATTCCTCACAACAAGCAGAAGAGGCTCTCTCCCAGGGTCAGGAGCAGCTCCAACAATCTCTCATCGACACCATTGCCAGCGGCTCGGTTGCCGATGATATGGCTCATATGGTTATGGCTTTGGGCCAGCTTACCAACCTTGAAGGCTTTGTTCGCCAG GCTGATAATTTGAGACAGCAAACCATTCACCAATTGTGTCGGATACTGACAGTTCGACAAGCAGCACGTTGTTTTTTGGTGATTGGCGAGTACTATGGCCGATTACGAGCCCTCAGCTCCCTTTGGGCATCACGGCCCCGAGA GGCCATGATGGGCGACGAGCACTCATGCCAAACAACGACAGATTTGCATATGGTGCAGTCTTCACATAGTCATTTCACCAACTTTTGA